The DNA segment AAGCACCCGGCCGTGGCGCGCAAGATCCTCCGTGGGATGGCGCAGCGCCTACGCGAGATCGAGCAGGCGCCGACCCACTGACCTAGCTCGCGGCGCGACGGGCGGCCTGCGCGTACGACGGGTGGGCCCGAACGCACGCCAGCATGGCGCGCAGACGGTCGCCGGCCTGGACGGCCTGCTCCGGGTCCACCTGCCGCAGGGCCGTCAGCGCCGCCTCGAGGTCGTGTCCGCTCCCCCGCCGCACAGCCCGGACGGCGCGCTCCAGGAGCTCGGTCGCCCCGCTCTCCATCTGTCCGTTCCCGTATGAGGACATGACCACCTCCTACCCATCTCAACGCGCAACCTCACATATGCCGCCGACACGGTCCGTCCTGACCCGACGGTGGGTGCGGGTATGCTCGGGACATGATCCTCGATGTGAACCCGGAGAACCTCCGCGACATCGCGGCGGCGGTCCACGCGGCGCACAAGCGCGAGCCGGGCTCACAGGTGCTGTCCTCGCTCGAGCGCATCGTGCTGAGCGCCCTGCACGGCAAGGAGCGGATCCTCGAGCTGGACCGCGAGCAGGCGGAGGCGCTGCGCGGCGCGCTGCTGAAGCGCGCATGGGACCAGCGCAACACGAGCGAGGGGTTCGACTACGCCGACCTCGCCGACCGCATCGACGGCGCGCTCGACGCGAAGGCGCTGCCACGCGAGGATGTCCTGGACGAGGGCTGAGCCCCCGTACCGCATCCGATAGTGTGAGGCCATGGAGACAGACGACCGTCCCGTCCTGAGTCAGTCGGCCCTCGACGCCCTGCGACAGGAGCTCGACACCCTCAAGGACGAAGGACGCCGCCAGATGTCGGAGCGGCTGCTCGCCGCCAGGGAGCTCGGCGACGTCAGTGAGAACTCGGAGTTCGAATCGGCCAAGCAGGACCAGGCCATCCTCGAGGGCAGGATCGCGAAGCTGGAGTCGCTCTTGAAGACGGCCGTCGTCCGGGAGGCCCCCGCGGACGCATCGAGGGTGCAGGTGGGCGTCGTGGTCACCGTGCGCGACGTGTCCCACCCCGATCTCGAGGACAGCTACGTGATAGCCGAGTCCGAGGAGCGCATCACGGGTGCCCGGGTGCTGTCTCCGCGCTCGCCGCTCGGACAGGCCTTGCTGGGCAAGGGCATCGGCGACCAGGTGACCTACTCCGCTCCGGGCGGTGAGTTCACCTACGAGGTCGTCGC comes from the Actinomycetota bacterium genome and includes:
- a CDS encoding GreA/GreB family elongation factor translates to METDDRPVLSQSALDALRQELDTLKDEGRRQMSERLLAARELGDVSENSEFESAKQDQAILEGRIAKLESLLKTAVVREAPADASRVQVGVVVTVRDVSHPDLEDSYVIAESEERITGARVLSPRSPLGQALLGKGIGDQVTYSAPGGEFTYEVVALRAAD